The following coding sequences are from one Luteimonas sp. S4-F44 window:
- a CDS encoding diguanylate cyclase: MHALLPRIPTSPLPQRVLLVENSRAYTQAVAGTIESRLELPVTVAGSLAEAKRALDAHDDWFLVLTGLVLADGDRDSVVDFFLARGLATVVVSGVYDRELRDRLLRRQVIDFVLKSTPGSLDYIVWLVQRLERNRRISALVVDDSASARERTAWLLEMFGYRVVQAAEGDAALRALEADPTIRLALIDEEMPGMQGVEVTRRLRALRARDRVAVIGVSGCEDADLVARFLKNGANDFLRKPYSREEFFCRVSQNVDQLELIGSLQDLATRDFLTGLPNRRCFLERAEQQLPDLQDGGSSVAMAILDVDHFKHINDSWGHETGDHALRALATTLSAHARTQDLIARFGGEEFCLLVPGLDADALAAYFERLRGSVEDLRVPVRGGDLRMTVSIGVCAASTDDDLHRLLAEADRRLYLAKAGGRNRVVMVG, encoded by the coding sequence ATGCACGCGCTCCTGCCCAGGATCCCGACCTCGCCCCTGCCGCAGCGCGTGCTGCTGGTGGAGAACTCGCGTGCCTACACCCAGGCCGTCGCCGGCACCATCGAGAGCCGGCTCGAACTGCCGGTGACCGTCGCCGGCTCGCTGGCTGAGGCCAAGCGGGCGCTCGACGCGCACGACGACTGGTTTCTGGTGTTGACCGGGCTGGTGCTGGCCGACGGCGATCGCGACTCGGTGGTCGATTTCTTCCTGGCCCGGGGCCTGGCGACGGTCGTCGTGAGCGGCGTCTACGACCGGGAGCTGCGCGACCGGCTGTTGCGCCGGCAGGTGATCGACTTCGTGCTCAAGAGCACGCCGGGCAGCCTGGACTACATCGTCTGGCTGGTGCAACGGCTCGAGCGCAATCGGCGGATCTCGGCGCTGGTGGTCGACGATTCGGCCTCCGCGCGCGAGCGCACCGCCTGGTTGCTGGAAATGTTCGGTTACCGGGTGGTGCAGGCCGCCGAGGGCGATGCCGCCCTGCGCGCACTCGAAGCCGACCCGACGATCCGCCTGGCCTTGATCGACGAGGAAATGCCGGGCATGCAGGGCGTGGAAGTCACGCGGCGCCTGCGCGCGCTGCGCGCCCGCGACCGGGTCGCGGTGATCGGCGTATCGGGCTGCGAGGATGCCGACCTGGTCGCGCGTTTCCTCAAGAACGGCGCCAACGATTTCCTGCGCAAGCCTTACTCGCGCGAGGAGTTCTTCTGCCGCGTCTCGCAGAACGTCGACCAGCTCGAACTCATCGGCAGCCTGCAGGACCTGGCGACGCGCGATTTCCTCACCGGCCTGCCCAACCGGCGCTGTTTTCTCGAGCGCGCCGAACAACAACTGCCTGACCTGCAGGACGGCGGCAGTTCGGTGGCGATGGCGATCCTCGATGTCGACCACTTCAAGCACATCAACGACAGCTGGGGGCACGAGACCGGCGACCATGCGCTGCGTGCGCTGGCGACCACGCTGTCGGCGCATGCCCGCACGCAGGACCTGATCGCGCGCTTCGGCGGCGAGGAGTTCTGCCTGCTGGTGCCCGGGCTCGATGCCGACGCGCTGGCCGCGTACTTCGAGCGCCTGCGCGGCAGCGTCGAGGACCTGCGGGTGCCGGTGCGCGGCGGCGATCTGCGGATGACCGTCAGCATCGGCGTGTGCGCCGCGTCGACCGACGACGACCTGCACCGGCTGCTGGCCGAGGC
- a CDS encoding potassium transporter Kup has protein sequence MGLAGLVAGAIGVVFGDIGTSPLYTLREAFSSHYGLVADHDTVLGVLSMIFWSLTIVVTYKYVTIILRADNDGEGGIMALMALAQRCLAKGGKSAYLVGILGVFGASLFFSDGVITPAISVLSAVEGLEVVAPGLHAWIIPITVLVLGILFATQRFGTTKVGRVFGPIMALWFASLAMLGVLNILHAPEVLHALNPWWAGRFFVEHSWGGVFILGAVVLAVTGGEAIYTDMGHFGARPIRYAWYFFVLPALMLNYLGQGALVLEDPAAIRNPFYVGVPEWARWPMIVMATAATVIASQAVITGGFSVARQAMQLGYIPRMHVRHTSSDTIGQIYIPGVNWAMAVVVIALVLTFQTSSALAAAYGISVSLTMLIDTLLLIVVARALWPRWRRWVLPSCAVFILVDIAFVIANGAKVLQGAWFPLVLGITLFTLLRTWRRGRQLLRDEIQKEGIRLDTFLPGLMLAPPVRVPGTAVFLTADRGVVPQALMHNLKHNKVLHERNVFLTVETLAVPYASPSRRMRIEHVGDDFHRVTLRFGFMETPDVPMALMRCGDIEGGIVIDPMDTTYFTSRETVVATPRRGMPVWRDKLFALMHRNAAPATGFFRIPGNRLVELGSQVQI, from the coding sequence ATCGGCCTGGCGGGGCTGGTCGCCGGTGCGATCGGCGTCGTGTTCGGCGACATCGGCACCAGCCCGCTGTACACCCTGCGTGAGGCGTTCTCGTCGCATTACGGCTTGGTGGCCGATCACGACACCGTGCTCGGCGTGCTATCGATGATCTTCTGGTCGCTGACGATCGTGGTGACCTACAAGTACGTCACCATCATCCTGCGCGCCGACAACGACGGCGAGGGCGGCATCATGGCGCTGATGGCGCTGGCCCAGCGCTGCCTCGCCAAGGGCGGGAAGTCTGCGTATCTGGTCGGCATCCTCGGCGTCTTCGGCGCCTCGCTGTTCTTCAGCGATGGCGTCATCACACCGGCGATCTCGGTGCTGTCGGCAGTCGAGGGCCTGGAGGTCGTGGCCCCGGGCCTGCACGCGTGGATCATTCCGATCACCGTGCTCGTGCTCGGCATCCTGTTCGCGACCCAGCGCTTTGGCACCACCAAGGTAGGGCGGGTGTTCGGCCCGATCATGGCGCTGTGGTTCGCGTCGCTCGCGATGCTGGGCGTGCTCAACATCCTGCACGCGCCCGAGGTGCTGCACGCGCTCAATCCGTGGTGGGCGGGGCGGTTCTTCGTCGAGCACAGCTGGGGCGGGGTGTTCATCCTCGGCGCGGTGGTGCTGGCGGTGACCGGCGGTGAGGCGATCTACACCGACATGGGCCACTTCGGTGCGCGGCCGATCCGCTACGCCTGGTACTTCTTCGTGTTGCCGGCGCTGATGCTCAATTACCTGGGGCAGGGCGCGCTGGTGCTGGAGGACCCGGCGGCGATCCGCAATCCGTTCTACGTCGGTGTGCCTGAGTGGGCGCGCTGGCCGATGATCGTGATGGCGACCGCGGCGACGGTGATCGCGTCCCAGGCGGTGATCACCGGCGGCTTTTCGGTTGCGCGGCAGGCGATGCAGCTGGGCTATATCCCGCGCATGCATGTGCGCCATACCTCCAGCGACACCATCGGCCAGATCTACATCCCCGGTGTGAACTGGGCGATGGCGGTGGTGGTGATCGCGCTGGTGCTCACGTTCCAGACCTCGTCGGCGCTCGCGGCCGCCTACGGCATCTCGGTCTCGCTGACGATGCTCATCGACACGCTGCTGCTGATCGTGGTGGCGCGCGCGCTGTGGCCGCGCTGGCGGCGCTGGGTGCTGCCCTCGTGTGCGGTGTTCATCCTGGTCGATATCGCCTTCGTGATCGCCAACGGCGCCAAGGTGCTGCAGGGCGCTTGGTTTCCGCTGGTGCTGGGCATCACGCTGTTCACGCTGCTCAGGACCTGGCGGCGCGGCCGCCAGTTGCTGCGCGACGAGATCCAGAAGGAGGGCATCCGCCTGGACACCTTCCTGCCGGGCCTGATGCTCGCCCCGCCGGTCCGGGTGCCAGGCACCGCAGTGTTCCTGACCGCCGATCGTGGCGTCGTGCCGCAGGCGCTGATGCACAACCTCAAGCACAACAAGGTGCTGCACGAGCGCAATGTGTTCCTGACTGTCGAGACCCTCGCCGTGCCCTACGCGTCGCCATCGCGGCGGATGCGGATCGAGCATGTCGGTGACGATTTCCATCGCGTCACACTGCGCTTCGGCTTCATGGAAACGCCGGACGTGCCGATGGCGCTGATGCGGTGCGGAGATATCGAGGGCGGCATCGTGATCGACCCGATGGACACCACCTACTTCACCAGCCGCGAGACCGTGGTCGCCACGCCGCGGCGGGGCATGCCGGTGTGGCGCGACAAGCTGTTCGCGCTGATGCATCGCAACGCGGCACCGGCTACCGGCTTCTTCCGCATCCCCGGCAACCGCCTGGTCGAGCTCGGATCGCAGGTGCAGATCTAA
- the ruvA gene encoding Holliday junction branch migration protein RuvA, whose amino-acid sequence MIGRLRGKLVHKAPPWLVVDVGGVGYELEAPMSTFYDLPEVGREVALFTHYAHKEDTVSLYGFLHESERRLFRDVQKVSGIGAKIALAVLSGVSVDAFAQLVQAGDVTALTRIPGIGKKTAERIVVELRDRVADLGGAGGAMDGRVGPADPLSEATVALQQLGYKPAEAAKMAKAAARDGDAAEIIIRKALQSALR is encoded by the coding sequence ATGATCGGAAGACTGCGCGGCAAACTCGTGCACAAGGCGCCCCCCTGGCTGGTCGTCGACGTCGGCGGGGTGGGGTATGAGCTCGAAGCCCCGATGAGCACGTTCTACGACCTGCCCGAGGTGGGGCGCGAGGTCGCGCTGTTCACGCACTACGCGCACAAGGAGGACACCGTCTCGCTGTACGGCTTCCTGCACGAGTCCGAGCGCCGGCTGTTTCGCGACGTGCAGAAGGTCAGCGGCATCGGCGCCAAGATCGCGCTGGCGGTGCTGTCGGGGGTCAGCGTCGATGCGTTCGCGCAACTGGTGCAGGCCGGCGACGTCACCGCGTTGACCCGGATTCCGGGCATCGGCAAGAAAACCGCCGAACGGATCGTCGTCGAACTTCGCGATCGCGTCGCTGACCTCGGCGGCGCGGGTGGGGCGATGGACGGACGCGTCGGGCCCGCCGATCCGCTGTCGGAGGCGACCGTCGCCCTGCAGCAACTGGGCTACAAACCGGCCGAGGCGGCCAAGATGGCGAAGGCCGCGGCGCGTGATGGCGATGCGGCCGAAATCATCATCCGCAAAGCGCTACAGTCCGCGCTTCGTTGA
- the ruvC gene encoding crossover junction endodeoxyribonuclease RuvC, with product MTRILGIDPGSQRTGVGIIDVDAAGRVTHVHHAPLSLLSAGDFPARLRRLLVGLGELVELHRPDEVAIERVFMSRNPDSALKLGQARGAAIGAVVLRDLPVHEYAASEIKLAVVGRGSAEKGQVQHMVGLMLGLTGKLQADAADALAVAITHAHVRATAGRLGLDARQAWSRK from the coding sequence ATGACCCGCATCCTCGGTATCGATCCCGGCTCGCAGCGCACGGGCGTGGGCATCATCGACGTCGATGCGGCCGGTCGCGTCACGCATGTGCATCACGCGCCGCTGTCGTTGCTGTCGGCCGGCGATTTTCCGGCGCGGCTGCGCCGGCTGCTGGTGGGGCTGGGCGAGTTGGTCGAGCTGCACCGGCCCGACGAGGTCGCGATCGAACGGGTGTTCATGTCGCGCAATCCCGACTCGGCACTCAAGCTCGGTCAGGCGCGCGGGGCTGCGATCGGTGCGGTCGTGCTGCGCGACTTGCCGGTCCACGAGTACGCGGCCAGCGAGATCAAGCTCGCGGTCGTCGGCCGCGGCAGTGCCGAAAAAGGCCAGGTCCAGCACATGGTCGGGTTGATGCTCGGGCTGACCGGTAAGTTGCAGGCCGACGCCGCCGATGCGCTGGCGGTGGCGATCACCCATGCGCACGTGCGCGCGACCGCTGGCCGGCTGGGACTCGACGCGCGCCAGGCCTGGAGCAGGAAATGA